The following coding sequences lie in one Rickettsia hoogstraalii genomic window:
- a CDS encoding type IV secretion system protein VirB3: MAGALASDLLFVGLTRPPMIFGVSIKFAALNMIMTMIVFIWNNGIMILFIAAALHLVAYIICFKEPRFIELYLNKMSRTSQCPNKFYYGANSYNI; encoded by the coding sequence ATGGCAGGAGCATTAGCATCCGATCTTTTATTTGTAGGGTTAACTAGACCGCCGATGATATTTGGAGTAAGTATTAAGTTTGCTGCATTAAATATGATAATGACGATGATAGTATTTATTTGGAATAACGGCATTATGATTTTATTCATTGCAGCTGCTTTGCATTTGGTAGCTTATATTATATGTTTTAAAGAACCGAGATTCATAGAGCTATATTTAAATAAAATGTCAAGAACTAGCCAATGTCCTAATAAATTTTACTACGGAGCAAATTCGTATAATATTTGA
- a CDS encoding VirB4 family type IV secretion/conjugal transfer ATPase: MKLFRTRAAKELRSKQERPTSHFIPYKCHWDSNTILTKDNSLLQVIKINGFSFETADDEDLDIKKNIRNALLKNMASGNIVMYFHTIRRRKAVIFDDTEFTYDPTVKVPNDFITYLGAEWRKKHAGARSFFNELYVSILYKPDTGGAAIVEYFLKKLRQKSNKTAWENDMKEMKENLQEMSTRVVNTFRSYGARLLGVRQTQSGSYCEILEFLSSLINCGDSPGPIALPRGTIDEYLPTHRLFFDSRTIEARSPLGKKYAGMISILEYGPNTSAGIFDGFLQMPFEFVMTQSFVFANRTVAIGKMQLQQNRMIQSGDKATSQIAEINTALDMATSGDIGFGEHHLSLLCSANNIKALEDILSMAAVELSNSGIQPVREKVNMEPSYWGQLPGNMDYIVRKSTINTLNMASFASQHNYPLGKIRDNHWGEYVTVLDTTSGTPFYFNFHVRDVGHTLIIGPTGAGKTVLMNFLCAEAQKFKPRMFFFDKDRGAEIFIRALNGVYTVIDPGLKCNFNPLQLEDTSENRTFILEWLRVLVTSNGESLTAQDNKILSQAVSGNFRLEKKDRRLSNVIAFLGIDTPNSLASRIAMWVGKGSHAKIFDNEVDDIDLQKARVFGFDMTELLKDPVSLAPVLLYIFHRINISLDGQKTMIVLDEAWALIDNPVFAPKIKDWLKVLRKLNTFVIFATQSVEDAAKSRISDTLIQQTATQIFLPNLKATDIYRSAFMLSQREYILIKTTDPTTRYFLIKQGIDAVVAKVNLDGMNNIISVLSGRVETVILLDQIREKYGNDPDKWLPIFYEAVKTL; this comes from the coding sequence ATGAAGTTATTTAGAACTAGAGCAGCTAAAGAATTAAGGTCTAAACAAGAAAGACCAACTTCGCATTTTATTCCTTATAAATGTCATTGGGATAGTAATACTATTTTAACAAAAGATAATTCTTTATTACAAGTTATTAAAATAAACGGATTTTCTTTTGAAACTGCTGATGATGAAGATTTAGACATTAAAAAGAATATCAGAAATGCCTTACTTAAAAATATGGCTTCGGGAAATATCGTTATGTATTTCCATACTATTAGAAGACGTAAAGCAGTAATATTTGACGATACGGAATTTACTTATGATCCTACCGTAAAAGTCCCTAATGATTTTATTACTTATTTAGGTGCAGAATGGCGTAAGAAACATGCGGGTGCTAGGTCATTTTTTAACGAATTATATGTTAGTATTTTATATAAGCCTGATACCGGGGGTGCTGCTATAGTTGAGTATTTTCTAAAGAAGCTTAGACAAAAATCTAATAAAACCGCTTGGGAAAATGACATGAAAGAGATGAAAGAAAATCTTCAAGAAATGTCAACTAGAGTGGTTAATACATTCAGAAGTTACGGAGCAAGATTACTTGGAGTTCGTCAAACGCAGTCAGGTAGTTATTGTGAAATTTTAGAATTCCTTTCATCTTTAATCAATTGCGGCGATTCACCAGGCCCTATAGCATTACCGCGTGGTACTATTGACGAATATTTACCGACTCATCGCTTATTTTTTGATTCTCGTACTATTGAAGCAAGAAGTCCGCTTGGCAAAAAATATGCCGGAATGATTAGTATACTTGAATACGGGCCTAATACTTCGGCAGGAATTTTTGACGGATTTCTGCAAATGCCTTTTGAATTTGTCATGACTCAAAGCTTTGTCTTTGCTAATAGAACCGTAGCGATCGGTAAAATGCAATTACAGCAAAATAGAATGATACAATCCGGTGATAAAGCTACTTCGCAAATTGCTGAAATTAATACGGCCCTTGATATGGCCACTAGCGGTGATATCGGTTTCGGTGAGCATCATTTATCGCTTTTATGTTCTGCGAATAATATTAAAGCTTTGGAAGATATATTATCAATGGCAGCAGTTGAGCTTTCTAATTCAGGAATTCAGCCGGTTAGAGAAAAAGTTAACATGGAACCTAGCTATTGGGGACAGTTGCCGGGAAATATGGATTATATAGTACGTAAATCCACTATAAATACTCTTAATATGGCTAGCTTTGCCTCACAACATAATTATCCGCTCGGTAAAATTAGAGATAACCATTGGGGAGAATATGTCACAGTACTTGATACTACTTCAGGTACGCCGTTTTATTTTAATTTCCATGTAAGGGATGTTGGACATACTCTAATTATCGGTCCAACTGGTGCCGGTAAAACAGTTCTTATGAATTTCTTATGTGCGGAAGCACAAAAATTCAAACCTCGTATGTTCTTTTTTGATAAAGATCGAGGAGCAGAAATATTTATACGTGCTTTAAACGGAGTTTATACGGTAATTGATCCGGGATTAAAATGTAATTTTAATCCCTTGCAGCTTGAAGATACTAGTGAGAATAGAACATTTATTTTAGAGTGGCTTCGTGTACTTGTAACTTCTAACGGTGAAAGTTTAACTGCACAAGATAATAAAATCTTATCTCAAGCAGTAAGTGGTAATTTTAGATTAGAGAAAAAAGACAGAAGGCTTAGTAATGTTATAGCATTTCTTGGTATTGATACACCAAATAGTTTGGCAAGTAGGATTGCAATGTGGGTTGGTAAAGGTTCACATGCTAAGATATTTGACAATGAAGTAGATGATATTGATTTACAAAAAGCAAGGGTATTCGGTTTTGATATGACTGAATTACTTAAAGACCCTGTAAGCCTTGCACCGGTATTGTTATATATTTTCCATCGCATTAATATCTCTTTAGATGGGCAGAAAACTATGATAGTACTTGATGAAGCATGGGCTTTAATCGATAATCCGGTATTTGCACCTAAGATCAAAGATTGGTTAAAAGTGTTGAGAAAATTAAATACTTTTGTTATATTTGCTACGCAGAGTGTTGAAGATGCCGCAAAAAGTAGAATTAGTGATACGTTGATTCAACAAACAGCTACGCAGATTTTTTTACCTAATTTGAAAGCTACGGATATTTATCGTAGTGCATTTATGTTAAGTCAGCGAGAATATATTTTAATTAAAACTACCGACCCTACTACACGTTATTTTTTAATAAAACAAGGAATAGATGCCGTAGTTGCTAAAGTTAACTTAGACGGTATGAATAATATAATTAGTGTTTTATCCGGCAGAGTTGAGACTGTAATATTGCTCGATCAAATTAGAGAGAAATACGGCAATGATCCGGATAAGTGGTTACCTATATTTTATGAAGCAGTTAAAACATTATAG
- a CDS encoding type IV secretion system protein, which translates to MKLFPRSILITLVLSFALNLGLVTKTHAKDTLDSIVDILSGLTCETQGVGDLLRTEFSHTCIVAPFFTFAVMNLVSPVLYMNTFLKLKINDSDLFNDSNFGNFPGGQCTRENRIDPKNPELRFALCNNAKLIVSRAKSVAESALAIAKAVLTGSDPWDDIKKAWENKKKEYHIPYSGKPGDDGFAFDVGFPVIYWKVIQDKDRICVSTKGFTGDVPVGCKYMKEPFPKSMYNSFMDVADKDFIEDPKETPTDPLALVSCSAAGGGCYQKAYNASKTAVVMTSPLIECMRQMIARLLISKDVCSFDNVEQVVNLASRQDSALFQFQVGMYKIVTAFLTLYVMFFGFKLLLAGEVPPKSEYINFILKMIFVTYFSIGINITPGNGSPYDRLDGMIQWAFPFLLDGINGLASWVMNAAPSGLCKFNNLSYDGTVSYIALWDALDCRVAHYLGLDILSTLLVENAYRSHDFLNFDFFSFSAPPYIYLLIPAIISGNMMLVSLALSYPLLVISVAAFMVNATIMCMISIVILGILAPLFVPMFLFTYTRNYFDSWVKLMISFLLQPMVVVTFMITMFSVYDYGFYGKCQYKSKLIHNSIENLAQSGGTSSRDVLIFYINNDWDDISQYPDKDAVESCQNSLGYMLNNPITTTFNFAKDSVSEIVDSKPGDTPTDKFLAKFQFLSGVVLGPGMFFMSPKVLFEKIKNILLALVTACFTLYLMYNFSSQLAEFAADMTEGVALNNVAIKPQAIFKVGMAALAAAGAATKGVDQIASRGGVGDLKAGQGGGVSDNIATSGGRGTNDNIAASGGTSAPTVTTPTASSSVATSSPKTVSSEARSDVVIPPAPPEAVSPPPASIRTSISTPAPQSNIETESVGKIIRDNNQESKKEIDNTPPPQEKVDNAAPQEKVDNTSKGTGVIDYSFNLKEHENPTGVKQIRENAEIRDKRAEVEKAWNELVASGGGRIRDQQGEETSERRVNAEKKWNELVDSGVVTEIRERDNSVTNKFDKLADELNKSEKAKVEENKNIENDRKEDNTTTSPQEKIDSTSRGSGVIDYSFNLKEHENPTGVKQIRENAEIRDKRVKVETAWNELVASGGGRIREQEGGEVSERRANAEKTWDELVKSGVVTEKKDNSSNENS; encoded by the coding sequence ATGAAATTATTTCCTCGTAGTATACTTATAACATTAGTATTAAGCTTTGCCCTAAATTTAGGGCTAGTTACTAAAACCCATGCCAAGGATACTCTTGATAGCATTGTAGATATTTTGAGTGGCTTAACTTGCGAAACCCAAGGCGTAGGCGATTTGCTGCGTACTGAATTTTCTCATACATGTATTGTTGCTCCGTTCTTTACTTTTGCGGTAATGAATCTTGTCTCTCCCGTTTTATACATGAATACGTTTTTAAAGCTTAAAATAAACGACAGTGATTTATTTAACGATAGTAATTTTGGAAATTTCCCCGGAGGTCAATGTACTCGTGAAAACAGAATTGATCCTAAAAATCCAGAATTACGCTTTGCTTTATGTAATAATGCTAAATTAATTGTATCTCGGGCAAAATCTGTTGCTGAATCGGCACTTGCTATTGCTAAAGCCGTCTTAACAGGGAGCGACCCTTGGGATGATATAAAGAAGGCGTGGGAAAATAAAAAAAAGGAATATCATATTCCATATAGTGGTAAGCCCGGTGATGACGGTTTTGCATTTGATGTGGGATTCCCTGTAATATATTGGAAAGTTATTCAAGATAAAGATAGAATATGTGTCTCAACAAAAGGATTTACAGGAGACGTCCCCGTCGGCTGTAAATATATGAAAGAGCCGTTTCCGAAATCCATGTATAATAGTTTTATGGATGTAGCAGATAAGGATTTTATTGAAGATCCTAAGGAAACGCCTACCGATCCTTTAGCTTTAGTTTCCTGTAGTGCAGCAGGTGGCGGATGTTATCAAAAAGCTTATAATGCTTCAAAAACTGCAGTAGTCATGACTTCTCCTCTTATAGAATGTATGAGGCAAATGATTGCTAGATTACTAATTAGTAAAGATGTTTGTAGTTTTGATAATGTAGAACAAGTGGTTAATTTGGCTTCAAGGCAAGATAGTGCATTATTTCAGTTCCAAGTAGGAATGTATAAAATAGTTACGGCTTTTCTAACTTTATATGTTATGTTTTTTGGCTTTAAACTATTACTTGCAGGTGAAGTACCGCCAAAAAGTGAGTATATAAATTTTATATTGAAAATGATATTCGTAACTTATTTTTCAATAGGAATTAATATAACCCCTGGTAATGGCTCTCCGTATGACCGACTAGACGGTATGATTCAGTGGGCGTTTCCTTTCTTACTTGACGGTATAAACGGTTTAGCAAGTTGGGTTATGAATGCTGCTCCGTCCGGTTTATGTAAATTTAACAACCTTTCTTATGACGGTACTGTTTCTTATATTGCATTATGGGATGCGTTAGATTGTAGGGTAGCTCATTATTTAGGGCTTGATATATTATCTACGTTACTTGTCGAAAATGCTTATCGAAGCCATGATTTTTTAAATTTTGATTTCTTTAGTTTTAGTGCTCCACCATATATTTATTTGCTAATTCCGGCGATAATCTCCGGTAATATGATGTTGGTGTCACTCGCTCTTTCTTATCCGTTACTTGTGATTTCGGTTGCTGCCTTTATGGTTAATGCAACGATTATGTGTATGATATCTATAGTAATACTCGGTATTTTAGCTCCTCTTTTTGTACCCATGTTTTTATTCACATATACACGAAATTATTTTGACAGCTGGGTTAAGCTGATGATTTCGTTCTTGCTACAGCCTATGGTGGTAGTTACTTTTATGATTACGATGTTTTCGGTATATGATTATGGTTTCTACGGTAAATGTCAATATAAGAGCAAGTTAATTCACAATAGTATAGAAAATCTTGCACAGAGCGGCGGTACTTCAAGTCGTGATGTTTTGATATTTTATATTAATAATGATTGGGATGATATATCACAATATCCTGATAAAGATGCCGTAGAAAGCTGTCAAAATAGTTTAGGTTATATGTTAAATAATCCTATTACCACGACATTTAACTTTGCAAAAGATAGTGTAAGTGAGATCGTCGATAGTAAACCGGGAGATACCCCTACCGATAAATTTCTTGCTAAATTCCAGTTTTTATCGGGAGTAGTTTTGGGACCCGGAATGTTTTTCATGTCTCCAAAAGTGCTTTTTGAGAAAATTAAAAATATTTTACTTGCATTAGTTACGGCATGTTTTACATTGTATTTGATGTATAATTTTAGTAGTCAGCTAGCTGAATTTGCTGCAGATATGACGGAAGGAGTAGCTCTTAATAATGTTGCTATAAAACCGCAAGCAATATTTAAGGTAGGTATGGCAGCCCTTGCTGCTGCGGGTGCGGCAACTAAGGGGGTCGATCAGATAGCAAGTAGAGGAGGAGTTGGTGATTTAAAAGCTGGTCAAGGTGGAGGAGTAAGTGATAATATTGCTACGAGCGGAGGCAGAGGAACAAATGATAATATTGCTGCAAGTGGAGGTACGTCGGCACCTACGGTAACAACACCGACAGCTTCGTCTTCTGTAGCAACTTCTAGCCCAAAAACAGTAAGTAGTGAAGCAAGATCAGATGTTGTTATTCCTCCTGCTCCTCCGGAAGCTGTTTCACCACCGCCTGCTAGTATTAGAACTTCTATTTCTACACCTGCACCGCAAAGTAATATTGAAACTGAAAGTGTTGGAAAAATCATAAGAGATAATAATCAAGAAAGTAAAAAAGAGATTGATAATACTCCGCCTCCACAGGAAAAAGTTGATAATGCAGCTCCACAAGAAAAAGTTGACAATACAAGTAAAGGTACGGGAGTAATTGATTATAGTTTTAACTTAAAGGAACATGAAAATCCAACGGGAGTAAAGCAAATACGGGAAAATGCAGAGATTCGGGATAAACGTGCAGAAGTAGAGAAAGCATGGAACGAATTAGTAGCAAGCGGCGGAGGAAGAATAAGAGATCAGCAAGGTGAAGAAACATCGGAGCGACGTGTGAATGCAGAAAAGAAATGGAATGAATTAGTCGATAGCGGTGTAGTAACTGAGATAAGAGAAAGAGATAATAGTGTAACTAATAAATTTGATAAATTAGCTGATGAACTTAATAAGTCAGAAAAAGCAAAGGTAGAAGAAAATAAAAATATAGAAAACGACAGAAAAGAAGATAATACTACTACGTCACCGCAAGAAAAAATTGACAGTACAAGTAGGGGTTCAGGAGTAATTGATTATAGTTTTAACTTAAAGGAACATGAAAATCCGACAGGAGTAAAACAGATACGGGAAAATGCAGAGATTCGAGATAAACGTGTAAAAGTAGAAACAGCATGGAATGAACTAGTAGCAAGCGGAGGAGGAAGAATAAGAGAACAAGAAGGAGGAGAAGTATCAGAACGACGTGCAAATGCTGAAAAGACATGGGATGAGTTAGTAAAAAGCGGCGTAGTAACAGAAAAAAAAGATAATAGTTCTAATGAAAACTCTTAA
- a CDS encoding type IV secretion system protein: MKTLKTLKIFIIVCIASVSLASFAGFGESCSSLPTTSDGYLETDTAYGYIIRNIDMKDPRGNCNSVASSITFCFKNVEGSSSPCTIYNLNEGDSKKISDLSTDNNPDLGANPILKNIVLTVKKWDNDLCLVMPTSRGPMPVACKSLSATPPSTPPDDENCNIGKSCYTGANYSQSLINFSGLAVQCLSETLNKIFFAGNGCSSQDQNSRITNLAAFSTFQGYLKRIIGAALILYTMFFAVNMALNKEYASTEKIALFVIKFLFVTYFSIGLGPLDFSGGQPTKENGMLKYGLPILTGAAPDFAQMIFNAAGSRGLCQFDNSKYKDGYKFYGLWDAIDCRIGYYLGLDLLYNIDKNGVLGNSVGNGPGGNNTPIPNFDPDGKKDRPKDLSKAGALRFFTVMFGFFMAGNVIILAAGLVFSVIFLSILLYFITHYLVCMITIYVMTYISPIFIPMALFTCTKAYFDGWLKVCISCALQPAVVAGFIALLITMYDSAIFKNCEFLRYDYEKGDIRFSTFELRLPNGGADKCQESFGYKMLQYYAGEGWEEHLLILFPIKSIVRDVVSILAELLCVLVFSVIFYYFSKSIGRFASDLTNGPNMDAVTASPTKIVDLVKKGAAFLKDAAMASQGKPPVGDKPNVGGKRKEGEQQGGDSESGAGGGK, from the coding sequence ATGAAAACTCTTAAAACCTTAAAGATATTTATTATAGTTTGTATAGCGTCTGTAAGCTTAGCTAGCTTTGCCGGCTTTGGAGAATCATGTTCTAGTTTACCGACTACTTCAGATGGGTATTTAGAAACGGACACGGCATATGGCTATATAATTCGTAATATTGATATGAAAGATCCGAGAGGTAATTGTAACTCAGTTGCGTCTAGTATAACGTTTTGTTTTAAAAATGTAGAAGGTAGTAGTAGCCCTTGCACCATATATAATTTAAATGAAGGTGACTCTAAGAAGATTAGTGATTTAAGTACTGATAATAATCCTGATCTTGGAGCAAATCCTATATTAAAGAATATCGTTTTAACGGTTAAAAAATGGGATAATGATCTATGTTTAGTTATGCCTACGTCAAGAGGACCGATGCCGGTAGCATGTAAATCTTTAAGTGCTACTCCGCCGTCTACTCCGCCTGATGATGAAAATTGTAATATAGGAAAAAGTTGCTATACGGGAGCAAATTATAGTCAATCGTTAATTAATTTTTCCGGTCTTGCAGTTCAGTGTTTGAGCGAAACGCTTAATAAAATATTTTTTGCCGGGAATGGTTGTAGCTCTCAAGATCAAAATTCTAGAATAACTAATCTTGCTGCTTTTTCTACGTTTCAAGGTTATTTAAAGAGAATTATAGGTGCGGCATTAATTCTTTATACTATGTTTTTTGCCGTTAATATGGCTCTAAATAAAGAATATGCAAGTACTGAAAAAATAGCTCTTTTTGTAATAAAGTTCTTATTTGTTACCTATTTTTCTATCGGTCTTGGACCTTTAGATTTTAGCGGCGGTCAGCCGACAAAAGAAAACGGTATGTTAAAATATGGATTACCTATTTTGACGGGAGCAGCACCGGACTTTGCACAGATGATCTTTAATGCAGCAGGTTCTAGAGGATTATGTCAATTTGATAATTCAAAGTATAAGGACGGTTATAAATTTTACGGTTTATGGGATGCAATTGATTGCCGTATAGGTTATTATCTTGGCTTGGATTTACTTTATAATATAGATAAGAATGGAGTTTTAGGGAATTCAGTCGGTAATGGTCCCGGCGGTAATAATACACCTATACCTAATTTTGATCCTGACGGCAAAAAAGACAGACCGAAAGATTTAAGTAAAGCAGGAGCACTTAGATTTTTTACCGTTATGTTTGGATTCTTTATGGCCGGAAACGTTATTATACTTGCAGCAGGTTTAGTATTTTCTGTAATATTTTTATCTATACTTTTATATTTTATTACGCATTATTTAGTTTGCATGATTACTATTTACGTTATGACATATATTTCTCCTATATTCATTCCTATGGCTCTATTTACTTGTACAAAAGCTTATTTTGACGGGTGGTTAAAAGTATGTATTTCATGTGCATTGCAGCCGGCAGTAGTAGCAGGTTTTATAGCTTTATTAATAACTATGTATGATTCTGCAATATTTAAAAATTGCGAATTTCTTAGATATGATTATGAAAAAGGGGATATTAGATTTAGCACTTTTGAGTTAAGGCTCCCTAACGGCGGAGCAGATAAATGTCAGGAAAGTTTTGGATATAAAATGTTACAATATTATGCAGGTGAAGGTTGGGAAGAGCATTTATTGATACTTTTCCCAATAAAATCAATTGTTAGAGATGTTGTATCTATTTTAGCGGAACTTTTGTGCGTATTAGTATTTTCGGTTATTTTTTATTACTTCTCTAAATCTATAGGGCGATTTGCTTCTGATTTAACTAATGGTCCTAATATGGATGCAGTAACGGCAAGTCCAACTAAAATTGTTGATTTAGTAAAGAAAGGAGCAGCTTTCCTTAAGGATGCGGCCATGGCTTCACAAGGTAAGCCGCCGGTAGGAGATAAGCCGAATGTTGGAGGTAAACGTAAAGAGGGAGAGCAGCAAGGCGGGGATTCAGAAAGCGGTGCAGGCGGAGGTAAATAA
- a CDS encoding type IV secretion system protein produces MQSNLLKVLGVLAIVATLVCFIFAALGMIGAVKVGDGCYMRYAPDGKGGSDSITGTITLNANANYVNTSKMLPDGTTQLIPDPNRYGEWLNTQVLVENNQPVNLQVVGQVSLCLAYVPKDNVQFTESTRPGKSNLDDKGNMIPIPRITDTNNPPVSLIMDAKNNEWRNIAELYANDRVLVSISPNFANTDATVEDAFKDDKVTKDCSQGKTSYEPICGKYSIYSGKYVNACELKQNYWQGNKHREKCYCIFGCIHQENVTQLVCEYANAISRCCLGFICDSLPAWINHEGDMPEAYKDDGSFTFSWSNNSGNLFIDYAGLQCSNNANIPPNGKCPDSVENRSPKDKDYIGGVNCTSGICKDGDFQKNRRFWYTADGKGGKGPTGLIYQMNDAGSVSQALPSKLEFAEFVAETDQPPDYKDKDGKYLYKVIYNRPFNSNIEKSYLQYRLWYPASQDASKNTGGYVLNIKQTKCYRENGNSFNDTFDDRGRVQYIIVKPSENPNTSGKTYSPQGINVDSEGKYNFNANEAGYIWMKILNDPNNNLRDYKDSEGSYKVHFSTSLKVGSFTIKVMNPLLQLFKTKVQRAATSIFKNMVCYKANDSSSCTNFFTYIKAILILYVMTYGAMFLLGFAKINQKELVTRIAKIGVVSGLMNGNTFEFFNNYLFDAITNFSDAIIANMSGYSLFTSTNTISNPFMFLDAVMSKIFFSQTFIAQLLSLLSLGLSGIIYFIITFIAVGIVIITALRAVAVYIMAFMATCILIGIAPLFISFLLFDFTRYLFDNWVRFTIRYMIEPVVMMAGIIVLTQLFTIYLDFVLGYSVCWKCALPIKIPFIGTILPIALLNVPIFCINWFAPWGMDYMSGMMGVNMQNIVALVIIAYGMYGYVEFSGRMVAKLTSAVGPSATEIGGRMSHDAGQKALSPIGMDDKTRQGIIGRAEARLKQRSKTLDQAEKNRKNTPKEGGEKTNEEPPKPETSK; encoded by the coding sequence ATGCAGAGTAACTTATTAAAAGTTTTAGGAGTACTCGCTATAGTAGCAACGTTAGTTTGCTTTATTTTTGCAGCACTTGGTATGATAGGAGCAGTAAAAGTCGGTGACGGCTGCTACATGAGATATGCTCCGGACGGTAAAGGAGGGTCGGATTCAATAACCGGTACTATAACCCTTAATGCTAATGCTAATTATGTAAACACTTCTAAGATGTTGCCCGACGGCACGACTCAGCTTATTCCTGATCCTAATCGTTACGGTGAATGGTTAAATACTCAGGTGCTAGTAGAGAACAATCAACCGGTGAATTTACAAGTGGTCGGTCAGGTTAGTTTGTGTTTAGCTTATGTACCAAAGGATAATGTACAATTTACTGAAAGTACAAGACCTGGTAAATCTAATTTAGACGATAAAGGTAACATGATTCCGATTCCTCGTATTACCGATACAAATAATCCGCCTGTTTCTCTAATAATGGATGCAAAAAATAATGAATGGCGTAATATTGCTGAATTATACGCCAATGATAGAGTTTTAGTTTCTATATCTCCTAATTTTGCCAATACGGATGCGACAGTTGAGGATGCTTTTAAAGATGATAAGGTTACGAAAGATTGTTCACAAGGTAAAACTTCTTATGAGCCGATTTGTGGAAAATATTCTATTTATTCCGGTAAATATGTTAATGCTTGCGAACTGAAGCAAAATTATTGGCAAGGTAATAAGCATCGGGAAAAATGTTATTGTATTTTTGGATGTATTCATCAAGAAAATGTTACACAGTTGGTATGTGAGTATGCTAATGCCATTTCTCGTTGTTGCCTTGGTTTTATATGTGACTCCTTACCTGCTTGGATAAATCACGAGGGCGACATGCCGGAGGCTTATAAAGATGACGGTAGTTTTACCTTTAGCTGGTCGAATAATTCCGGTAATTTATTTATTGATTATGCGGGACTTCAATGTTCTAATAACGCCAATATTCCTCCAAACGGTAAATGTCCTGATAGTGTCGAGAATCGTAGTCCTAAGGATAAAGATTATATTGGAGGTGTAAATTGTACTTCAGGAATATGTAAGGATGGAGATTTTCAAAAGAATCGAAGATTTTGGTATACGGCGGACGGTAAAGGAGGCAAAGGACCAACTGGATTAATATATCAAATGAATGATGCGGGTTCTGTAAGTCAAGCTCTGCCTTCTAAGCTAGAATTTGCTGAGTTTGTTGCAGAGACAGATCAACCGCCTGACTATAAAGATAAAGACGGTAAATATTTATATAAAGTTATATATAATAGACCTTTTAACAGTAATATTGAAAAAAGCTATTTACAATATAGGCTTTGGTATCCCGCCTCACAAGATGCTAGTAAGAATACGGGAGGATATGTTTTAAATATTAAACAGACTAAATGTTATAGAGAGAACGGTAATAGTTTTAACGATACTTTTGATGATCGGGGACGAGTGCAATACATAATAGTAAAGCCTTCGGAAAACCCGAATACTAGCGGTAAAACTTATTCACCTCAAGGAATTAACGTTGATAGTGAAGGTAAATATAACTTTAACGCGAATGAGGCGGGTTATATATGGATGAAAATTCTAAATGATCCTAATAATAATTTAAGGGATTATAAAGATAGTGAAGGTAGCTATAAAGTACATTTCTCAACATCCTTAAAAGTAGGAAGTTTTACTATTAAAGTAATGAATCCGTTACTTCAGTTATTTAAAACTAAAGTACAAAGGGCTGCTACTTCTATTTTTAAAAATATGGTATGTTATAAAGCTAATGATAGCTCGTCCTGTACTAACTTTTTTACCTATATTAAAGCAATTTTAATTCTATATGTGATGACTTACGGAGCAATGTTTTTGCTTGGTTTTGCTAAGATAAACCAAAAAGAGCTAGTAACTAGAATAGCAAAAATCGGGGTAGTTAGCGGACTTATGAACGGTAATACTTTTGAATTTTTCAATAACTATCTTTTTGATGCAATTACCAATTTTTCAGACGCAATTATTGCTAATATGAGTGGATATAGTTTGTTTACTTCTACTAATACTATTTCTAATCCTTTCATGTTTTTAGATGCAGTAATGAGTAAAATATTTTTTAGTCAAACCTTTATCGCTCAATTACTTTCACTTCTTTCTCTTGGGCTTAGCGGTATTATATATTTTATAATTACTTTTATTGCGGTTGGTATAGTAATTATTACGGCACTTAGAGCTGTTGCCGTTTATATTATGGCATTTATGGCAACTTGTATATTAATCGGTATAGCCCCTTTATTTATTAGTTTCTTATTATTTGATTTTACTAGGTATTTATTTGATAATTGGGTGAGGTTTACGATCCGCTATATGATAGAACCGGTAGTTATGATGGCAGGTATTATAGTGCTAACCCAGCTATTTACCATTTATCTAGATTTTGTTTTAGGTTATAGCGTTTGTTGGAAATGTGCTTTACCGATAAAAATTCCGTTTATCGGTACTATTTTACCTATTGCATTGCTGAATGTACCTATCTTCTGTATTAATTGGTTTGCCCCTTGGGGAATGGATTATATGTCGGGTATGATGGGAGTAAATATGCAAAATATCGTAGCTCTAGTTATTATTGCTTATGGTATGTATGGTTATGTCGAATTTTCAGGGCGTATGGTAGCAAAATTAACTAGTGCTGTTGGACCTTCGGCTACTGAAATTGGTGGTAGAATGTCTCATGATGCAGGACAAAAAGCATTAAGTCCAATAGGAATGGATGATAAAACAAGACAAGGTATTATCGGCAGAGCGGAAGCACGATTAAAACAACGCAGTAAGACATTAGACCAGGCTGAGAAAAATAGGAAAAATACGCCAAAAGAAGGGGGCGAGAAGACAAATGAAGAACCGCCTAAACCTGAAACATCGAAATAG